Part of the Sorghum bicolor cultivar BTx623 chromosome 1, Sorghum_bicolor_NCBIv3, whole genome shotgun sequence genome, TTTTTTTTAGTGGTCTATGGTAACTGATGCGGTGCTTGTGTCGACATCACACTGCGTGCTTCCTTATTATGCATCTCTCATGTTACATATTTGGTGAAACATTTTTGGAGAAGATTGTTGTGTTATCAAGTACATGTTCCTTTCTGTCAGCTTTATGGTAGCTTGCTTAGAATCATACATGTTTCTGTGGGCATAAGATCTTATGTTGAAAATTTTAGAAATATGCTGGCGAACCCTTTAGGGATAAAGTGGCACCAAAAGATTAGCTAGCGATTATTTTTGCCTTCTGCCTTCACAGTTTTCCTCTAAAATTGAAACTCCGGCTAGGTTGACAGTGCATTAACACCACAGTTATTCCTTCCCTCTTCTCTCTGCTCTCCATGGTGTTCTACTTTCTATGCCACTGCCACCCTCGACTTACAAACTTTGGTGCATGATGTTACTGGTATGGGTGCGgcggcgcgggggggggggggggggggggacatCCCATCTATGCTTCACGTCAAGAGATATAATTAGCAAAGAGGTTAGGTCAGACAGTTGGTTTGTTAGGATCAATATCACACTGTTATTGGTGGCAGAGCTCTGTGTATATAGAGACACAGTGGTCATTGAGAATCAAGCAATGAAGAAGAATTAATCCCATGTGGCCAAGTCTCTCCAATAGTCTAGTCCCCTCAAAGCTGGCTCTGCCTAGCTATGTTCTTGGTAGTGTTTACCCTGATGAGCTACGGTCAATAGCAGTTACAGTAGACACCTTTCAGAATCAATCTCTTCTGTCTGACAGCTGCCTTCAATTTGTACTTATGTCATTGGATTTTTTTCCCCACTTTGGGCCTGAAATGTTGATTTTAATGTCACCTAATGCAGTGATGTGTAATCACTACAATCATGATAGCTTGTTTCCTGCCATGTACCTACTCCTTCTGTCCTACTAGAATATAAGGCACCCAATCATTCAACATTTGTTTCAAATTGTAAGGGATTCTAAGTGAACTAATCCTAACTCAGTTTAAAGGGTAACATTTACATGCATACCTACTAGTAATGCCTATCACCAACCCAAATATGGTGATCTTGAAGGGTTGCATGCGTCATTTGTTTTACCACATAAATATGTCCTAGAATTCTTAAAATCTTTGTATTTCATGATAGAGGGAGTAGGTCCTAATTAAACCAGAGATTTAATCCCATTTGCTCATCTTTTCTTCCAGGTGAAAACAGTAAAAGTTAGCAATCTTTCATTAAACGCTTTGAAAAGAGAGATCACAGAGTTCTTTAGTTTCTCAGGGGATATAGAATATGTTGAAATGCAAAGGTAATTTTTCAGCACTTAAACTTGTGGTTGTATATGCATTAGAAAACTGGAGTATTGTTTCTTAAATATTAAATATTTGCTTCTGTTTTCATCAGTGAATCTGAATGGTCACAGCTTGCTTATGTCACATTTAAAGACTCACAGGGAGCAGACACTGCTGTTCTTCTGTCGGTACGTTTAATAAATCAAGTTCCTGCAATTCATTTATCAGCTTAACCATTTAGTTATTTCTGTTGCACTAAGATAGTTTAACCTTTTGTTTGATGCTATTTCATCtcatgtcttttttttttgtccaaTGTATGCCTTTCAATAATTTGATTGCTTTTCAACAGGGGGCAACCATTGTTGATCGTGCTGTCATTATAACTCCTGCTGAGAACTATCAGCTGCCTCCTGAAGCACACAAACAATTATCGGTGAGAATATTTTACCTGTTATGACATGCTCACCATTTGAAGTTACATCAATTCTGAAGAAATGAATTGACATATGGTCATCTGTTGTAATAAGATTACCTTTATATCCTAAACTAAAGAGCTAGCCTTGCACAAACTAGTTATTCTTGCTAGATGAGTATTTGGGTTTAAGGCAGTTGTTCACATTATCAAGAAATAATTCAGTGCTGCAGAGAATGAGAAGAAAGTGTTTCTTTAACAGTTCTAAGCAAACTAAAACTATGCATAATGGCAAAAACACCGATGAATCAGGTAGTTAATTTGGATCGTCACGATTCACCAAAATGAATGTGCGAGTGATGTCTCTCAAGTCTATTATACACAAGTTTGCAGATAGTCGGTTTGATGACCACCTTGCTCATAATTCATTTTCGGATACAGTAGTACTTTCCTTGAATATGTATTGATATACTTCTTTGCATTTGTTTGCATCTTAAGGGAGCAAATCCCTCTACTGAATCAGCAGTCAGGAAGGCAGAAGATGTTGTCAGCAGCATGTTGGCCAAGGGCTTTGTCCTCAGCAAAGACGCTCTCAACTTGGCAAGATCCTTTGACGAGCGACACAACATCCTATCCAATGCTACTGCCACTGTCGCATCTCTGGACCGCCAGTATGGCCTGAGTGAAAAGATCAATCTTGGAAGGGCCATTGTTGGCAGCAAGGTCAAGGAGGTGGATGAACGCTATCAGGTCTCAGAACTCACAAAGTCTGCCTTGGCTGCTGCTGAGCAGAAAGCCAGCTTTGCGGGCTCTGCTATATTGAGTAACCAATATGTCTCGGCTGGTGCCTCGTGGTTAACTAGTGCATTCGGTATGGTAACGAAGGCAGCAGGTGACATGACCTCGATGGCTAAAGATAAGGTAGAGAGGGCTGAGGAGGAGAGGAAAGCCATCATGTGGGAGGAGAGGAATGGGTTGGTCAGCGACTATGCAAAGATCCATCTTGACGAACCCTCTTCATGGGAGCCCGCAGTTCTGCCTTTGGAATCAGTGGATGAGCAGAAGCTCCAAGCTGTCTGATACACACAAACCGAATGTCTCACACGTAATTCTTTTGCAGCTCGTCCTATATATAGATTATTCTTTTTCGTTGATGCACCGGGTCAAAACATACAGTCCCATGCCATGTCTTCAGATCCGATGCACTGGGTTAAAACAAATGCGCTTATCAGCCATAGTGTCGTGTAAATTTCTGAAAGTGCTCTTGTGTTATTACCAggttttctttctttctcccTTTTTGGAGAGAGTGGTGCTACCAGCATTGCTACACTAGACTACTCTGTGTGAATGGAGTACTACTGTACTTGTCTATTACTACTACAGAAACAGAATACAACTTCCTTCGTCAGATACAGATTGATCTAATGCTGAGTTGAACCATTTGTGCCAAAGAATACTAATATGTTGCCTTTTCAGTGTTTCTTAACTGTAATATCATGAATTCGTCGAAAGAACTTGCCTTTGTTTACATTTAATAATTCTGAAATAGCTTGAAAAATATCATgtgtagaaaaaaaaaactctcttGCATTACTGAAGATCTTGTGAGGATTAATCACAACAATCTTCTGGGAAATATCTATATTAGCTGCAGACTGTTTGTTGGCTCTGAGAAATTTCATGTACTACTAGGAAAGAAAACTCCTAGGCGCCATTGCAGCCTGACGCTCGCGTACATCTGACATCTCCCCTCGTGCTTAACGACCGCTGGTTCTTCAATGATCGTATCCTTTACCCTAATTGATTGATTTATCTTGATGTTGTCAATGCTAGCGGGTGGTAAGGAGCCTCTGCTATTGGCTACAGAACATTGGCTGCAAATGGCTTTCTGCAAATTGCACGTATGGATGTGGATTGGCTCAAGGAAAAAACAAGTCGCAACTTGCACAGTACTGATAAAGCTTCCTACGCGTACATACAGTGACCTTCAGCCAACAAGATCCTCACACGTGTCACGAGCAGCCATGATCATAATCCGTATAACCAAATGTAGCAGCCATGACCAAATTTGGTCATTTGGGTGTGATGAACATGTAACATTTGGACCAAACGTGCCGCGTTAATTAAATTACAATATACTACTAATGATGGTCTAAAGGCCGCGTGATAATGGTCGTGCCTGCCCTCCTACGGCGCGCCCACATTCGTTCAAGACTGCGCGCAGGACTCGAACCGTCAAAAATTCCTCACGTCGGTGCATTACTTTGGTGGCTTCTTGATGACTCGTGGCGTAGCCATCAGCGTCAGCATGCTATCTCTTTCGGTCTCATCCATTTAGCTCATTTCCTTACTCCAGCGATCTCTGTCTTCGTAAATATCTACGAGCTTTGCGGATCTTAAACTGAAAAGTTTACGTCATCTGAAATTAAAAGATGCAAGTGTTCGTCACTGGCGGCGCTTCCAACCTCCAAGTGTCTTGGGTAAAATATCGAATCAATCTTTATAcagttaaaaataaaataatcttAATCTACCGCACTCCAATATATAATCTTACCAACTACACATGGTAAATAATCCTCTTGTCAAGACCTAATCACAGCCTCCATGAACAATAATAGTTATTCTTACTTGGAACAAGGGAGTCGTAAAacgcttttttttaaaaaagaaatgaCTACCTGTGTGTGGTTAGTGATTAGTGTCATAGTTTGCCACACCTAACCTTTGAAAAACCGCCACGACGAGTGTAACGAGTAAAATTGAAGCCACAACTATGATAAAATTTGGTaagaaaactaaaaaaaatgtgGTGTGGTATAATTGTGACACTGAACCAAATAACTGTCAAAAAAAATTGTGGCATGACTAACCTATGGCGTGGCAATTTTTGTTAATGAACCAAGCAGACCTTGGGTAGTGGCTAGGGCCTATTTGGTTCGTGGCTAAAGCTTGCCACGCAAAATGTCAGTCATATCATGTTGTTTTAGGCAACTGTTTAGTACACTCTCATTATTATGGTGCACTACACTTTCTTGGCGTCCTATCTTTTACATGCCATAGATTcatttttttgtcaaactttATCATAAGTGTGGCTTCGAGTGCGCGTTTGGTTGGCTGCCCAACTTGTCGCGTTGTGCCACAGCATGCCACAACCTCACCATCACATCCTAGTTCATTTTTACGCTGCCACTGGTATGGTGGACAATTTGCTCGCCGCAATTTTGGCGCGAATACAACAACGGCATAGCATGCAATGGAGCGAACCAAACATGACCCAATTTTGCTCACCACACTTTCTATGATAATTGCAAGAATATTAGACATGGCAAACAACGGCACTAAGCTGTTCGGTCATAATGGGGTTTTTTAAGTCACATAAGAGTAGTGTTACGTTTGGACGCTTCAAAAGGAaaacatattatttatatataagaaAGAATTGTTCCCTGCAATAAAAACTGATTTATTGGTGTTATTTTAAAGTTCACTAATCCAACCTTCGGCTGTCTGTTACTTCTTATTTGTATATTCAGTTTGGATAATTGAAAATCGTTTAATAGTTTGTCTCAAAACATAGATTCATAAAAGTGAACTTTTGGTATGTTTATTAAATATTTATAACAAGTATTGTTAGTCAAAGTTGTGTTTGTAAACCATATCAATATCTCAAATGTCATTTATTTGTGTCTGGTTTGAGTAAATATCTTATGAATAATCACATGGTGACGTGGCAACGTGCACGTATCCCAACTTGGAAAGCGGGGTTGCTCACCACAGCCGGTTGCGCTGTCCTGACCAAAATAACTTTGTCGTCAATTCCAACTCATATCAGTATTGCGTGCTGCCTCTCGGATTGGGCGATCAAGCAAATCGATAGACGTCGGAGGGCCTTCATTTGGGTTGGTGCGGATACTGTCGGGTGGGCGCTGGTGGCTTGGTCACGGGTCTACAGGCCGACGGATCTTGGTGGACTTGGCATAGTTGATCTTCGCTTCTTTGGCTTTGCGCTCCGCGCTGGGAATGCCTACGCCAGATCGAAACACAGCGATCCTGGGCCGGTCTTCTAGGGCACAGTGAGGGCACGGTCAGGGCAATGGCGGACATCAGCTTGTCCGTTGTGCCCAGAGATGGAGCGTCGACTCTGTTCTGGACCGATGTCTGGTCACCGGTCAGACCTTTGAGGCTTTTGTGTCGCACCTATTTGCAGTGATATCAAGAGCTGGTCATCATCGGACTCTGTTCGATGCCACAGAGCACAACCGTTGGGCGAGGGGCATTGTTGGAGCGACAACAGTATAGTAATTTGCCAGTTTTTGCGAGTTTGGGAGCTAACTCGCAGCGTCGTGCTGGATCCCTTCCGCTTCATCTGGAAGTGGTCCACTGACGGGCGCTACTCGGCATCATCAACATATAGAGCATTCTTCTCCAGCTCCACCTCGCTCTAGGAGCACGGGAGCTTTGGCGTGCATGGGTGCCACCAAAGGTAAAGTTCTTCCGCTAGCTAGCCTTGCACAACAGGCTATGGACCTCGGCTAGGCACAAGCGCCATGGCCTATAGGACACAGACGTTTGCACGTTCTGAGCGCAAGTGGCGGAGTCCATCGCCCATTTGTTCTTGGGATGCATGCTTGCAAGGCAGCTTTTGGCATGCGCTACTTTCACCACTTGGCTTGGGAGCACTAGTACCTAAACAAGAGGAGGACATCGCTGGATGGTGGCTACGCCAACGCAAGAGGGTTGACAAGGGGTTAAGGCCTTCGGCGGACTCAATCTTCCTGCTCATTGCTTGGAACCTCTGGAAGGAACGCCTTGGTTTTTGGTCGCCATTCCTCACCGGATTTATACAGACTACATGACGACACCGTTCGAGAAGCAGAGGATTGGGTGTAGGCCGAGTACTCGTCACTGGCCACTGCCTCACAGCATAAATCTTTGTAACACGTTGTTACGCTCATCTTGATGAAATACGGATTAACCACCCGATCGAGAAAAAAATTTGATCTGTGGTCGGTGTTCACACTAGTAGATAACAAACCTTCAGGTTTTATCTTTAAGTCTCAGAGCCAAAGTTGGATCCGAGACTAAATGAAGCAATTAGAAAAAAGACTGTAAATTTGTACTCATCACAAATCCTGACAATACCTTTCGGCTTttcactcaggccttgtttacttcccagaaaattttgcaaaatttttcacattccccgtcacatcgaatctttagacgcatgcatggagtattaaatatagacgaaaataaaaactaattgcacagtttggtcgaaattgacgagacgaatcttttgagtctagttagttcatgattggacaatatttgtcaaatacaaacgaaagtgctacagtgtccatttcccaaaatttttcggaactaaacaaggcctcaaccgAAGTCAGATCATCTCCTGACAATTACTTATCACAACTCGACACATATGTGCACATATCAATCATATGTTCAGAGGTTATACAGGGAgtgaaaaaatattttacatGCACAAAAAAGACTGTAATTAAATTTGTACATTTCACCATCCAGATAATCAATGTTAATTAGCCATTGATATTGACCCAGGTATGTTGCAGTCACCTGTACTAGGAGTAcgtagtgcatgcatgcatctttAAGACGAAGGATATGCATGGGAAAATAATGGAAATGCTTCGGTGGAATAATAAGCTGATAGCATATACGATCGATATCACATCAGGCAATTAATCTATCGCCGCCCTGAAAACTAAAATATACAATGGGAGTATAAGCTATGTTATGTTTATTCCAAATATATCCTGATCCTTATCTCGGTATATCTCTTTTGTGGCACCATCATCTCAGTCATCGCGGAAAGGACTGGTAACAGAACCGACTGCAACAGGTATGGTGCACCTGTCAGAGCAGCGCTGGCGGCTGCCTATTACTGGGCAGTGAAGAGCTAATATAGATTTGTGTCGGCCATCACTCATCACGGCAGATATTAAGCTAATCATGTGCTCATCAGACATTGTAACAAAAAAGAAAGATTCTTGCGACATAGAAATTAGAATTAAGTCGAGTGATCTGATGGCCACCAAATACCCGTCGATCGAGTGCTCTAAACAATATAATCCTCACAACATTGTGATGATcgttatcttaaaaaaaaaacattgtgaTGACCGTCTTGGAATTGATAGGTTGTTACATAAACTTGCTTGCTGAGGATTTGCATGGTAGAGGCTGAAGAACCACCACTCCGAATGCTAGATGCTAGCTAGTGCTTATTAGCCAAGCAactgtcctttttttttttggtcgtCATAATAATGAATTAAAAAAATCTTTTGCTGCATACTGTTAATCCAAAACCGCTCCCAGCTCACGGAGTCACAGTGATGGTTTCGCGGCTGCAACTTGCTCCAGCTTCGAGGGCTCCCCTGTGTGTGTATGGTCCTGCTCGTCGGCTTTCAGCGCCACGACTGCGTGCGGACATGTCAATGCACCGTAGCAAGCTTCCGCAGGCGACACGTGTGCCACTGACCCATGTGATATGACGGTTTAAAGGTCTCGTAAGGAGATCCGATTAAGGCCTCGTTTAGATGCtgccaaaaactcaaaattttacaaaattctttatcacatcgaatcttgcggcatatctataaagcattaaatatagataaaatttataactaattgcacaatttacttgtaaatcgcgaaacgaatcttttaagcctagttactctatgattggacaatatttatcaaataaaaacgaaaatactacagtgtcaaaattcaaaaactttttggatctaaacaaagcctaatttCGGCTCTGCAATTACTcagaccttgtttacttccacactaaaatctaaaaattttcaaatttatctgtcacatcaaatctttagacgcatgcataaagtattaaatatagataaaaataaaaactaattgcatagtttggtcgaaatttacgataTAAATTTTTTGAGCGTAGTTAgcctatggttggacaataattaccacaaacaaacaaaagttctatgtcgcgaaatttttctcCTCACGAACTAAACACCGCCACAGTCTATTTCCTAAaaagtaataataaaataatcaGAAACCTGTAGAATGATTATTTCTTAGTTTCATCGGGTGGTATTTAGATCAGCGGCTACCTGTATTTTATACCAACTAGCAAGGCTAGAAAGGCTAAATGTAGACTAATTCTAGGCTAATAAGAGCTAATAAGGGCTAATTGGTGATTAGAGTCCGTTAGTCTTTATTAGTCCGTGTT contains:
- the LOC8063378 gene encoding binding partner of ACD11 1 isoform X2 — translated: MISVMAPNTKLQVKTVKVSNLSLNALKREITEFFSFSGDIEYVEMQSESEWSQLAYVTFKDSQGADTAVLLSGATIVDRAVIITPAENYQLPPEAHKQLSGANPSTESAVRKAEDVVSSMLAKGFVLSKDALNLARSFDERHNILSNATATVASLDRQYGLSEKINLGRAIVGSKVKEVDERYQVSELTKSALAAAEQKASFAGSAILSNQYVSAGASWLTSAFGMVTKAAGDMTSMAKDKVERAEEERKAIMWEERNGLVSDYAKIHLDEPSSWEPAVLPLESVDEQKLQAV
- the LOC8063378 gene encoding binding partner of ACD11 1 isoform X1 → MEVKTVKVSNLSLNALKREITEFFSFSGDIEYVEMQSESEWSQLAYVTFKDSQGADTAVLLSGATIVDRAVIITPAENYQLPPEAHKQLSGANPSTESAVRKAEDVVSSMLAKGFVLSKDALNLARSFDERHNILSNATATVASLDRQYGLSEKINLGRAIVGSKVKEVDERYQVSELTKSALAAAEQKASFAGSAILSNQYVSAGASWLTSAFGMVTKAAGDMTSMAKDKVERAEEERKAIMWEERNGLVSDYAKIHLDEPSSWEPAVLPLESVDEQKLQAV